In one window of uncultured Acetobacteroides sp. DNA:
- a CDS encoding DUF4249 family protein, which yields MKSRILLWGLLLLASCQLSEDVSVTLPPQQPNFVVEAILRPGMPMELMLLESSQLKGVVSRSYVKDAFACFVLGGDTIKLKYQFYTRADDKMTVNYTSKVLLPNSESGRLRLYIRKGGDTLTAEAQFIKPVAIRACAVDGVSVDATVANTFGDDDRFFQLHAYLYLQKKWIGRYSRIYDLRDNRTEELPLHLEVENIPRDSVKVVVWHISRQYYEYIYTCIRSLEAYHDLYTVPTPIKTNIFGGVGVFTVVAEDKRAMRSVYP from the coding sequence ATGAAATCGCGTATCCTACTTTGGGGGCTTCTGCTGCTTGCCAGCTGCCAGCTGAGCGAGGATGTGAGCGTAACGCTTCCGCCTCAGCAGCCAAATTTTGTGGTGGAGGCAATCCTGCGGCCTGGCATGCCCATGGAGCTGATGCTCCTCGAAAGTTCGCAACTGAAAGGTGTTGTAAGTCGGAGCTACGTGAAGGATGCCTTCGCCTGCTTTGTGCTTGGTGGCGACACCATCAAGCTTAAGTACCAGTTTTACACCCGGGCCGACGACAAGATGACGGTTAACTACACCAGCAAGGTGCTGCTGCCTAACAGCGAGAGCGGTCGCCTGCGGCTATACATCCGAAAGGGGGGCGATACCTTAACCGCCGAGGCCCAATTTATCAAGCCTGTTGCGATAAGGGCATGTGCGGTTGACGGTGTAAGCGTTGATGCCACCGTTGCTAACACCTTCGGGGATGATGACCGCTTCTTCCAGCTCCATGCCTACCTATACCTGCAGAAGAAGTGGATAGGGCGCTACTCCCGGATCTACGACTTGAGAGACAACCGTACGGAGGAGTTGCCGCTGCATCTGGAGGTGGAGAATATACCGCGAGACTCGGTGAAGGTGGTGGTGTGGCACATCTCGCGCCAGTACTACGAATACATCTACACGTGCATCCGCTCGCTGGAGGCGTACCACGATCTGTACACCGTCCCCACGCCAATTAAGACGAACATTTTTGGAGGAGTGGGGGTGTTTACCGTTGTAGCGGAGGATAAGCGGGCGATGAGAAGCGTTTACCCGTAG
- a CDS encoding ABC transporter permease has protein sequence MRTALQQFGAAFKAETIKSRGTAAYWLTYLGPVFILFIYLLAFYFKGHLMLSPKVDPWLPFITQIWNSAAMVFLPMYLILLASQLLNLEHKNTTWRLAYTLPHSKHVIFWSKLAMLFTLNLSAHLLTMLLTIATGLLLAVIKPDLGFTLAAIPWQHCAALFSKVFVCSFGILSVYYYICFEVKNQVKSMGIGISLFIVTTIVARWEYAYLIPTFYPMVSGMEYQKIAAAHGGLFAAKELLTVGGFFVLFTLASWYRACTKRMAV, from the coding sequence ATGAGAACCGCACTACAGCAATTCGGCGCTGCGTTTAAGGCCGAAACCATCAAGTCGAGGGGGACGGCCGCCTACTGGCTGACCTACCTTGGCCCCGTATTCATCCTGTTCATCTACCTTCTGGCCTTCTACTTCAAGGGGCACCTGATGCTTTCCCCGAAGGTAGATCCTTGGCTGCCCTTCATCACCCAAATATGGAATAGCGCGGCCATGGTGTTCCTGCCGATGTACCTGATTCTGCTCGCCAGCCAGCTGCTGAACCTCGAGCACAAGAACACCACCTGGAGACTGGCCTACACCCTGCCCCACAGCAAGCACGTAATCTTCTGGAGCAAGTTGGCCATGCTGTTTACGCTCAACCTGTCGGCCCACCTGCTCACGATGCTGCTCACCATTGCAACGGGGCTGCTGCTGGCCGTCATCAAGCCCGACCTCGGATTCACCCTGGCGGCCATTCCGTGGCAGCACTGCGCTGCGCTCTTCAGCAAGGTGTTCGTATGCAGCTTCGGCATCCTATCGGTCTACTACTACATCTGCTTTGAGGTAAAAAATCAGGTGAAATCCATGGGCATCGGCATCTCGCTCTTTATCGTAACCACCATTGTGGCCAGATGGGAGTACGCCTACCTGATCCCCACTTTCTACCCAATGGTAAGCGGAATGGAGTACCAAAAGATTGCAGCCGCACACGGCGGCCTCTTCGCCGCAAAGGAGCTGCTCACCGTAGGCGGGTTCTTCGTACTCTTCACCCTAGCCTCGTGGTACAGGGCCTGCACCAAGCGGATGGCGGTGTAA
- a CDS encoding ATP-binding cassette domain-containing protein, with product MQPIVELTNATFAYPNGVKVLNRFSLRIPQGSIYGFLGPNGSGKSTTIRIVMGLLKAQEGEVTLFGQQYSTARIPILSRIGSLIDMPTFYEHLTAYNNLEVVRLAHDLPKASIDEALQLVGLSATKRLKVSEFSLGMKQRLALAMALLPKPELLVLDEPSNGLDPNGIIEIRELLIRINQQLGTTIFVSSHLLSEVEKLCTHLSIINQGQAVFEGPIEQLTERIATQKRVWFTVGSVEGISSVLERPLEIRQNGSIKVGFEYATDQEIARCNHRLVAKGVEVFGIHKEHQTLEEMYMKLFEDSK from the coding sequence ATGCAACCAATTGTAGAGTTAACCAACGCAACGTTCGCCTACCCCAACGGGGTGAAGGTGCTCAACCGCTTCTCGCTGCGCATTCCGCAGGGAAGCATCTACGGATTCTTAGGGCCCAACGGCTCGGGGAAAAGTACCACCATCCGCATCGTAATGGGCCTGCTTAAGGCGCAGGAGGGCGAAGTAACCCTCTTTGGGCAGCAGTACAGCACGGCCAGAATTCCGATCCTCTCGCGCATCGGGTCGCTAATCGACATGCCCACCTTTTACGAGCACCTTACGGCCTACAACAATCTGGAGGTAGTCCGCCTGGCCCACGACCTGCCCAAGGCGAGCATCGACGAGGCGCTGCAGCTGGTTGGCCTCAGCGCCACAAAGAGGCTAAAGGTGTCGGAGTTCTCGCTGGGGATGAAGCAGCGGCTAGCCCTAGCCATGGCGCTGCTGCCCAAGCCCGAGCTGCTGGTGCTCGACGAGCCATCGAACGGGCTCGACCCCAACGGCATCATCGAGATCCGCGAACTGCTGATCCGCATCAACCAGCAGCTGGGCACCACCATCTTCGTTTCCAGCCACCTGCTATCGGAGGTAGAGAAGCTATGCACCCACCTCTCCATCATCAACCAAGGGCAGGCGGTGTTCGAGGGCCCCATCGAGCAGCTCACAGAGCGCATTGCCACCCAAAAGCGGGTATGGTTTACCGTGGGCAGCGTCGAGGGCATCAGTAGCGTGCTCGAAAGGCCTCTGGAGATCCGGCAGAATGGCTCCATTAAGGTGGGATTTGAGTACGCCACCGACCAGGAAATTGCCCGCTGCAACCATCGGCTGGTCGCCAAGGGCGTGGAGGTATTCGGCATCCACAAGGAGCACCAAACCCTCGAGGAGATGTACATGAAGCTATTCGAGGATAGTAAATAG
- a CDS encoding sensor histidine kinase: MEKVVHFARQHGLVVAAHLLMMTLLLIVSSFQKFVLLFAVSTIIPIYFNHFTLIPRLLNRRQLWRYIGNIVLMLVVYYALIYLVIATSFHLGETFGVNKYRPQGYFDNMFFGMTSSLTMLLIIVGLVTSIIRLLADSMAVCEMRERLSSIESEKVAAELTGLKSQINPHFFFNALNSIYALSLDASPQTPAYILKISGLMRYVLYECNQPFVPLSKEVEFLRSYIDLQEIRLSEGNQVRFDVRVDDDQQPVAPLLFLPLVENCFKHGLCGGANATIGVRLHADGESIRFYTENPCNPAVTTKGDRERGRIGLNNVAKRLELIYPGRHAVSYQATDRIFTSEITIQP, from the coding sequence ATGGAAAAGGTGGTTCACTTTGCCCGGCAGCATGGTTTGGTTGTAGCAGCTCACCTGCTGATGATGACGCTGCTGCTAATCGTAAGCTCGTTCCAAAAGTTTGTGCTGCTATTTGCTGTCAGCACCATTATTCCCATATACTTTAACCACTTTACGCTTATCCCACGCTTGCTCAATCGGCGCCAGCTGTGGCGTTACATCGGCAATATTGTGCTGATGCTGGTGGTCTACTATGCGCTAATTTACCTGGTGATTGCGACCTCCTTCCACCTGGGGGAAACGTTCGGGGTGAATAAGTATCGCCCACAAGGGTACTTCGATAATATGTTCTTTGGAATGACCTCGTCGCTAACGATGCTGCTGATTATTGTAGGTTTGGTTACCTCGATAATTCGGCTGCTGGCCGATTCGATGGCCGTATGCGAGATGCGGGAGCGGCTCTCCTCCATTGAGAGCGAGAAGGTGGCCGCCGAGCTTACCGGGCTCAAGTCGCAGATCAACCCGCACTTTTTCTTCAATGCGCTCAATAGCATCTACGCGCTATCGCTGGATGCCTCGCCGCAAACCCCCGCCTACATCCTTAAGATCTCGGGGCTGATGCGCTACGTGCTCTACGAGTGCAACCAGCCCTTCGTGCCGCTGAGCAAGGAGGTCGAGTTTCTTCGGTCGTATATCGATCTGCAGGAGATTCGCCTTTCGGAGGGCAACCAGGTTCGCTTTGATGTTCGGGTTGACGACGACCAGCAGCCGGTTGCTCCGCTGCTCTTTCTTCCGCTGGTGGAGAACTGCTTCAAGCATGGGCTTTGCGGTGGTGCTAATGCTACCATTGGGGTGAGACTGCATGCCGATGGCGAATCCATCCGGTTTTATACGGAAAACCCGTGCAATCCGGCCGTCACCACCAAGGGCGATAGGGAGCGAGGTCGCATCGGCCTAAATAATGTGGCGAAGCGCCTAGAGCTGATCTATCCTGGAAGGCATGCCGTTTCGTACCAGGCAACCGATCGTATATTCACCTCCGAAATAACCATACAGCCATGA
- a CDS encoding LytTR family DNA-binding domain-containing protein, producing the protein MNARCLIVDDEPLAQRVVEKYIEQMPMLTLAGKCSCAIDAVPYLNGGGVDLVFLDINMPTLTGVDFLRSLRNPPLVIITTAYPEYAIEGFELDVVDYLLKPIPFERFFKAVNKALDRLRLGAAPVALAAMPVPEPLSATENAVLAVKADKRIYKIPHSTILFIEGLGDYVTIHTVKGKITSHDTMKRLEAELCRPDFLRIHKSYIIAAGRVEYIEGNAVKVGEELIPIGKSYRDEVLPLLEG; encoded by the coding sequence ATGAATGCTCGCTGCCTAATTGTTGATGACGAACCGCTGGCCCAGCGCGTGGTGGAAAAGTATATCGAGCAAATGCCCATGCTTACCCTCGCGGGGAAGTGCTCTTGCGCCATAGACGCCGTTCCGTACCTAAATGGTGGGGGCGTCGATCTGGTGTTCCTAGACATCAACATGCCCACCCTTACCGGGGTCGACTTTCTCCGCTCGCTTAGGAATCCTCCTTTGGTGATCATCACAACGGCCTACCCCGAGTACGCCATCGAGGGCTTTGAACTCGACGTGGTAGACTACCTCCTTAAGCCAATCCCCTTCGAGCGCTTCTTTAAGGCGGTGAATAAGGCGCTCGATCGCCTACGCCTGGGTGCCGCACCGGTGGCGTTAGCGGCGATGCCTGTCCCCGAGCCGTTATCCGCCACCGAGAATGCCGTCCTGGCCGTTAAGGCCGATAAGCGCATCTACAAGATTCCTCATAGTACAATTCTCTTTATAGAAGGGCTGGGCGACTACGTAACCATCCATACCGTCAAGGGAAAGATCACCTCGCACGATACCATGAAGCGGCTGGAGGCCGAGCTGTGCCGCCCCGATTTTCTGCGAATCCACAAGTCGTACATCATTGCCGCTGGCCGGGTGGAGTACATCGAGGGGAATGCCGTAAAGGTGGGGGAGGAGCTTATCCCAATCGGCAAGAGCTACCGCGACGAGGTGCTGCCGCTGCTAGAGGGGTAG
- a CDS encoding HAD family hydrolase, whose translation MPLKVIAFDADDTLWVNEPYFRETEMKFFGLLDHLLEPHEIERELLTTEANNIALYGYGVKAFTLSMMETALRISNGSLESKVIARIIELGREQLDHDVELIDGVEETLKALYDQYRLVVATKGDLLDQERKLRKSGLEGYFHHVEIMSEKAPEDYSKLLNHLDVQPEEFLIVGNSLKSDIIPVLKLGGYGIHIPFHTHWSLDKVDVKVESPKFREVSSIREAKDVICGM comes from the coding sequence ATGCCGCTAAAAGTAATCGCCTTTGATGCCGACGATACGCTGTGGGTTAACGAGCCCTACTTTCGGGAAACTGAGATGAAGTTTTTTGGGCTACTCGACCACCTGCTGGAACCGCACGAGATAGAGCGCGAGCTGCTTACTACCGAAGCAAACAACATTGCCCTATACGGCTACGGCGTAAAGGCCTTCACCCTATCGATGATGGAGACGGCTCTGCGCATCTCCAACGGGTCGCTCGAATCTAAAGTCATCGCCCGCATCATCGAGCTGGGCCGTGAGCAGCTGGACCACGACGTGGAGCTAATTGACGGCGTTGAGGAAACCCTAAAGGCGCTCTACGACCAATACCGCCTGGTGGTTGCCACCAAGGGCGACCTGCTCGACCAGGAGCGCAAGCTGCGCAAGTCGGGCCTGGAAGGATACTTCCACCACGTTGAAATCATGTCGGAAAAGGCTCCCGAGGACTACAGCAAGCTGCTCAACCACCTCGACGTGCAGCCCGAGGAGTTTCTGATCGTGGGCAACTCGCTCAAATCGGACATCATTCCGGTACTCAAGCTCGGCGGCTACGGCATTCACATCCCCTTCCACACCCACTGGAGCCTCGACAAGGTGGACGTTAAGGTAGAGAGCCCCAAGTTCCGCGAGGTTTCCTCTATCCGTGAGGCGAAAGATGTTATTTGCGGCATGTAG
- the yihA gene encoding ribosome biogenesis GTP-binding protein YihA/YsxC — translation MQVKSAIFVKSAEKASQCPPQTLPEFAFIGRSNVGKSSLINYVANQKGLAKVSGTPGKTRLINYFLINGGWHLVDLPGYGYAKASKSVKQGFSDIITAYLEARDELTCLFVLIDSRLEPQKVDLDFITLLGTHGIPFALVFTKTDKIGVEVLKDNVSQYANTLLQSWEELPPMFYTSSSKRKGGDELLAYIDECIELVNTNK, via the coding sequence ATGCAGGTAAAGAGTGCCATCTTTGTAAAGAGCGCCGAAAAGGCTTCGCAATGCCCCCCACAAACCCTCCCAGAGTTTGCCTTTATTGGGCGGTCGAATGTCGGAAAGTCGTCGCTAATCAACTACGTAGCCAACCAGAAGGGACTGGCCAAGGTGTCGGGCACGCCAGGTAAGACTAGGCTCATCAACTACTTTTTGATTAACGGAGGCTGGCACTTGGTAGACCTTCCGGGGTACGGCTACGCCAAGGCATCGAAGAGCGTTAAGCAGGGCTTCTCGGACATCATCACCGCCTACTTGGAGGCTCGCGATGAGCTAACCTGCCTTTTCGTGCTGATCGACTCGCGGCTCGAGCCTCAGAAGGTCGACCTCGATTTCATCACGCTTTTAGGAACCCACGGTATTCCGTTTGCCCTGGTGTTCACCAAAACCGATAAGATTGGGGTGGAGGTGCTAAAGGATAACGTGTCGCAGTATGCCAATACGCTGCTTCAAAGCTGGGAGGAGCTACCACCGATGTTCTACACGTCGAGCTCTAAGCGTAAGGGGGGCGATGAGTTGCTGGCCTATATCGATGAGTGCATAGAACTTGTTAACACAAATAAGTAG